TAACCAACAAGACAACAAAAGAAGAGTGTGTCTAACCAAGAGTGCCTAACTGCAACAAGATGATCTCCTCAGTGGACACGGTTTGTTACCGCAACAGAGAAAGGTTTGCACAAATGTGACGCAGTTTCCGGAGCACGGAGGCACAGTTGGCATGTGGGGTCATGCTTCCGCCCCCGAACCGCAAGCATATCAGCGGTGAGGATGCGCCCATGAAGCACAAGCCAGATGAACATTTTGCATTTAGGTTCTGTGTGCGCGTTCCAAAGCATGGAAGTGTCGAGCATTATATGTCGAGGCTGCCGAGTAAACACCATTGGCCGTCAATTCTAGGTGGTGGGATCATCATGCCCAGGATGTAGGTTGGCGGTGGCGAGCACTCCCTAAAGATGAACAAATTACCGGAGTTGCTCAATGGTGCTAATTTTTGCTACCGCGTGCAGCCAAGCCTCGCCCTGAAGCTTGAAATAAACCGTCCTTCACTTCCTGGTGGCGATCCAGGGCGAGGTATTGCATGGCCCCCTACCCATCTAGCTTCATGCCACCTTCCTTCCGTTTCACAGTTGAAACAGAGGCCCAAAAAAGTTCCATATCTGCCTCATCACAAGATTTGATCCACCCAAGGTCTATCGTGTGGTCGTTTCATTCAAACCTTGGTCAGCGAAGCCGAATATCCCTTCCAACTCTCTACAAGTCTGCAATGCCAAGCCCGCGAAGATCATCCCATGCTGAGTTCAACAAGAGGCTTGCACCCAGATTGGATTATTTTCCTCACGACCATTTCATCATCATTGCTCCAAGGACATGCTTGCTGCCCGACCATCTCCCAATCCCAAAGTCCATTGTATCGAACATGACCATCATCCTTGAGTAGGATAACACGTTGCAACGATGTGCACACGTTCACAACATACTTCAAAAACCATATGTGGCGCTGCAAGAATCCAGTAATGGCCAGCTCCTTGAGGTGGTGATGGCGCTGAAGCGCCTCGAGTGAGCTCAGTCTCATGCTCCCGTAATTTGGCTCCTCCTCTGAGCAAGGCACATGGATGTGCAGGACCTCGAGTGATGGTGCGGCCAACAGGAGGCGGCGTGGCCATGTGATGTCCCAGTTCGCAGGCAGATCGGCGACAAGGAGCTTTTTGAGGTTTTGCAATGGCTTGGCCGGTGGAGCGGGCAACATCCATCTTCTCAGCCCGGTGAAGCGGAGGACGAGATTCGTCATGGTAGGGGGCATACCGATGATGTAATGGCCGAAGTAATCCATGCACCGCTTCCGGACAATCAAGCTTTCTGCCGCAAATGTGAGGTTAGTGTGCATGAGGCTAGGGACGGAGCCGAATACGAGTTTTGTAGTGTTGGTTAGGCAGCACGCCAGGCGGACAAGCATTGGAAGGTGGCGCAGCTCGATCTCCATGAACTTGCACTGGTCGAGGCTGAGCTCCCTGATCTCTGAACACGGCGCGTCCGCCACCACACAGTCATGTGCACAGCAGCAGGATATCAGGCGAAGCACCTGAAGCCGT
The sequence above is a segment of the Aegilops tauschii subsp. strangulata cultivar AL8/78 chromosome 6, Aet v6.0, whole genome shotgun sequence genome. Coding sequences within it:
- the LOC141026212 gene encoding uncharacterized protein, which encodes MPMFRRMRPRTAGGEDRLSALPDDLIRLIVGRLDTRTALSTAVLARRWAHIPRYLAELDFRVSDVLPPEYDRTVALRRRNMPRDTFLAEMLDCLMARCEIDTITAFVDGITGFLEADGGPADGDARRRAKTLRLEFFQTHDGGCVVDHLIATAVGAWGVEDLEVVARQASCDVLQAPPYRFPHEHDCLKDGLRSLTLGNYCMLPPLHSYGALTTLVLRDMAASTPLGVYQRVFTECTRLQVLRLISCCCAHDCVVADAPCSEIRELSLDQCKFMEIELRHLPMLVRLACCLTNTTKLVFGSVPSLMHTNLTFAAESLIVRKRCMDYFGHYIIGMPPTMTNLVLRFTGLRRWMLPAPPAKPLQNLKKLLVADLPANWDITWPRRLLLAAPSLEVLHIHVPCSEEEPNYGSMRLSSLEALQRHHHLKELAITGFLQRHIWFLKYVVNVCTSLQRVILLKDDGHVRYNGLWDWEMVGQQACPWSNDDEMVVRKIIQSGCKPLVELSMG